In the genome of Massilia sp. PAMC28688, one region contains:
- a CDS encoding polysaccharide biosynthesis tyrosine autokinase: MNHPGEQHLSPVLHNVPVLNTPLSAHTQDFERDAHDIDIKGYFNILYDSRWLIGGVTLLVTAVAIVYALIASPVYEANLMIHVEEESPNASKNILSEVSSLFETKKAAIAEMELLRSRMVISHAVDNLQLFIETKPKYFPVVGFWFANRNATELSEPGIFGYGGFVWGPERADVSVFEIPEAWQNREFIITARGEGRYLLGGAGLPVIYEGIVGTTLKAAARGGNIELRIDRLDARDGAQFTLKRMSRLATIERIQNAMVITEQGKQSGIIEVRLQGDDAQRINSLLSEIGREYMRQNLARKTEEAEKSLAFLNQQLPALKRQLEQSEEKYNNFRNSHGTIDMREEARMSLQQAAAAQARRFDLDQKKTELLMRFTEDHPLLVGLNKQRQEVNDEIDSVARRIRTLPTLEQDEARLVREIKVNTDLYTALSNTAQQLRLISVGRVSNVRLIDAPMAPERALKPNRPLIVVLAVVTGIFLGTLVAFVRKALSGGIDDPQRIERLLGARVVMASIPHSSNQDKLARKARNTPGYLPLLARAYPEDIAIESLRSFRAALMFSLPTLKNNIVMFAGPGRDLGKSFLAANFAAVLAASGKRVLLMDADLRNGHLHRYFGVSREQGLTKAISGSMPLEHIIHHRVLENLDFIPTGALPPNRAEFLQHLNFSNLLEAVSEQYDLVVIDPPPVLAVSDSLIIGAHVGAVFILARSGVTTEAEITESLKRLNHAGIAPQGVVFNDMPLRIGGRAFDFTYGHVPQLAHDD; the protein is encoded by the coding sequence ATGAACCACCCTGGTGAGCAGCATCTGTCGCCTGTCCTGCACAATGTGCCGGTACTCAATACCCCGCTGTCGGCGCACACCCAGGATTTTGAACGCGATGCCCACGATATCGATATCAAGGGCTATTTCAACATCCTGTACGACAGCCGCTGGCTGATCGGTGGCGTCACCTTGCTGGTGACGGCGGTGGCGATTGTCTATGCCCTCATTGCCAGCCCGGTATACGAAGCCAACCTCATGATTCACGTGGAAGAGGAAAGCCCCAACGCCTCGAAAAACATCCTGTCGGAAGTGTCGTCCCTGTTCGAAACCAAGAAGGCTGCAATTGCGGAAATGGAACTACTGCGCTCGCGGATGGTGATTTCGCATGCCGTCGACAACCTGCAATTGTTTATTGAAACGAAGCCAAAATACTTCCCCGTGGTCGGGTTCTGGTTCGCCAATCGCAATGCAACGGAGCTGTCGGAGCCGGGCATTTTCGGCTATGGGGGCTTTGTATGGGGGCCGGAGCGGGCCGACGTGTCGGTATTCGAGATTCCCGAAGCGTGGCAAAACCGCGAATTCATCATTACCGCGCGCGGGGAAGGGCGCTACCTGCTCGGCGGGGCCGGCCTGCCGGTCATCTATGAAGGCATTGTCGGCACCACCCTCAAGGCCGCTGCCAGGGGCGGCAATATCGAGCTGCGCATTGACCGGCTGGACGCGCGCGACGGCGCCCAGTTCACGCTCAAGCGCATGTCGCGCCTTGCCACCATCGAGCGCATCCAGAATGCGATGGTGATTACCGAGCAGGGCAAGCAGTCCGGCATTATCGAGGTGCGGCTGCAGGGCGATGACGCCCAGCGCATCAACAGCCTGCTCAGTGAAATCGGGCGCGAATACATGCGCCAGAACCTGGCGCGCAAGACCGAGGAAGCGGAAAAGTCGCTGGCCTTCCTCAACCAGCAGCTGCCGGCGCTGAAACGCCAGCTGGAACAGTCGGAAGAAAAGTACAACAACTTTCGCAACAGCCATGGCACGATCGACATGCGTGAAGAAGCCCGCATGAGCTTGCAGCAAGCGGCGGCGGCCCAGGCGCGCCGCTTTGATCTTGATCAAAAGAAGACTGAGCTGCTCATGCGCTTTACGGAAGACCATCCGCTGCTGGTGGGCTTGAACAAGCAGCGCCAGGAAGTCAATGACGAGATCGACAGCGTGGCGCGCCGCATCCGCACCTTGCCCACCCTGGAGCAGGATGAAGCGCGCCTGGTGCGCGAAATCAAGGTCAATACCGACTTGTATACAGCGCTGTCGAATACGGCCCAGCAGCTGCGCCTGATTTCCGTGGGGCGCGTGAGCAATGTGCGCCTGATTGACGCGCCCATGGCGCCTGAAAGGGCGCTCAAGCCGAACCGGCCGCTGATCGTGGTGCTGGCCGTGGTGACGGGCATCTTTTTGGGCACGCTGGTGGCCTTCGTGCGCAAGGCCCTCAGTGGCGGCATTGATGATCCCCAGCGCATCGAGCGCCTGCTCGGTGCGCGCGTGGTGATGGCCAGCATTCCGCACAGCAGCAACCAGGACAAGCTGGCGCGTAAGGCCAGGAACACGCCGGGCTACCTGCCCCTGCTGGCGCGCGCCTATCCGGAAGACATTGCCATTGAAAGCTTGCGCAGCTTCCGCGCCGCGCTCATGTTTTCCCTGCCTACGCTCAAGAACAATATCGTCATGTTTGCCGGACCCGGGCGCGACCTGGGCAAGTCCTTCCTGGCCGCCAATTTTGCGGCGGTGCTGGCCGCCTCCGGCAAGCGCGTGCTGCTGATGGATGCCGACTTGCGCAACGGCCACCTGCACCGCTACTTCGGCGTCAGCCGCGAGCAGGGCTTGACCAAGGCCATTTCCGGCTCCATGCCGCTGGAACACATCATCCACCACCGGGTGCTGGAAAACCTTGACTTCATTCCCACCGGGGCGCTGCCGCCCAACCGGGCCGAATTCCTCCAGCACCTGAATTTTTCCAATCTGCTGGAGGCCGTCAGCGAGCAGTACGACCTGGTGGTGATTGATCCGCCGCCCGTGCTGGCGGTGTCCGATTCGCTGATCATTGGCGCCCACGTGGGAGCGGTGTTCATCCTGGCGCGCTCGGGCGTGACGACCGAGGCGGAAATCACGGAGTCGCTCAAGCGCCTGAACCATGCCGGCATTGCCCCGCAGGGCGTGGTGTTCAATGACATGCCGCTGCGCATCGGGGGCCGCGCCTTTGATTTTACCTACGGCCACGTCCCGCAACTGGCCCATGACGACTAG
- a CDS encoding polysaccharide biosynthesis/export family protein, which produces MKTFQSSVWSRIVLIAFLALLGGCASHAVGAMEEGTRDEPGPPTDLITEQLIAAERAQREQHVNKHIVHLIVRDPPPYTIDKGDVLSIVVWDHPELAGQGTAASSAMADMGTPGAPAAGFVVDHEGRLQFPFAGVLTVAGLTEEQARSLLTRRLSRYLASPNVTLRVQSYRSKRVYIDGEVKNAGLQAINDIPMTLTEALNRAGGMLPSADQSRIVLERGEKRYHIDLRTMVAKGINPGKVLLLPGDVVRVHSREESKVFVSGEVVSPKALTMHNGRLTLNEALGESGGISPMTGDARQVYVVRRTGESTRVFQLDARRKGALALAESFELHPKDLVYVAASPLANWHRSLSMIFPGALTQAVSVTRP; this is translated from the coding sequence ATGAAAACTTTTCAGTCGTCCGTATGGTCAAGAATTGTCCTGATCGCTTTCCTTGCCTTGCTTGGCGGTTGCGCCAGCCATGCCGTGGGCGCAATGGAAGAGGGCACGCGCGACGAGCCGGGGCCACCAACCGACCTCATCACGGAGCAGCTGATTGCGGCCGAGCGCGCGCAGCGCGAACAGCATGTCAACAAGCATATTGTCCACCTGATCGTGCGCGATCCCCCACCTTATACCATCGACAAGGGGGATGTGCTGTCCATTGTCGTGTGGGACCATCCGGAGCTGGCCGGGCAGGGCACGGCCGCCTCGTCGGCCATGGCCGATATGGGCACCCCGGGCGCGCCGGCGGCCGGCTTCGTGGTCGACCATGAAGGGCGGCTGCAGTTTCCCTTTGCCGGGGTGCTCACGGTGGCCGGACTGACCGAGGAACAGGCGCGCAGCCTGCTCACCAGGCGCCTGTCGCGCTACCTGGCCTCGCCCAACGTGACACTGCGGGTGCAGTCCTACCGCAGCAAGCGCGTGTATATAGATGGGGAAGTCAAGAACGCCGGCCTGCAGGCCATCAATGACATTCCCATGACCCTGACCGAAGCGCTTAACCGCGCCGGCGGCATGCTGCCTTCGGCCGACCAGAGCCGCATCGTGCTGGAGCGGGGCGAGAAACGCTATCACATCGACCTGCGCACCATGGTGGCCAAGGGCATCAATCCGGGCAAGGTGCTGCTGCTGCCGGGCGACGTGGTGCGCGTCCATTCGCGCGAGGAAAGCAAGGTGTTCGTCTCCGGCGAAGTGGTTTCGCCCAAGGCGCTGACCATGCACAACGGCCGCTTGACGCTGAACGAAGCGCTGGGCGAATCGGGCGGCATCAGTCCCATGACGGGCGACGCGCGCCAGGTGTATGTGGTGCGCCGCACCGGGGAGAGCACGCGCGTGTTCCAGCTCGACGCGCGGCGCAAGGGGGCGCTGGCGCTGGCCGAATCATTCGAGCTGCATCCCAAGGACCTGGTGTACGTGGCCGCCTCGCCGCTGGCCAACTGGCACCGCAGCCTGAGCATGATTTTCCCTGGCGCCCTGACCCAGGCGGTCAGCGTGACCCGGCCCTGA
- a CDS encoding choice-of-anchor Q domain-containing protein yields the protein MNKSLRFNADRRVNALVSSSIAVLLAALATSAPAQTTQQLVQGAAVTYNGTVAPADIYVSPTGSDTAAGTQAAPFRTIARASRAATAGVTVRVLPGTYPGGFQTTASGTAEAPIRYVSTTPRGAKIVPPANSVSNSAWDNRGSYVQIEGFEVNGSATQSGTKWLMGLYTAGSFATIKNNYVHHIAKTVACAGSGGGIGADSYYKGRANIISSNVVHDVGPTGCATFLGVFVNTASTRVDNNLIYNISNAGIRLWHDATHNVIVNNTVFNTHTALVVGGDGGYISTAPNDYTRVSNNLFYDSARHGIHEIGSTGRNNKYANNLVYRSGSVGVVLNNGLVATGTVAAEPGFVNYVKTGGGDYHPSATSPAVKKGLELDAPTVDIEGTARNTTVGIDLGAYQRAGTTTPTPPPPPPPPPPSDDPAPPPPPATAWPPVIPATTYNYWVSPTGSDSNPGTQAAPFRSIAKAAGLAKPSTTVRVLPGTYAGGFRTNTSGSSTGRIYYVATTKWGVKIVPPASSSNDTAWDNRGSYVSIIGFHIDGTNTQSGTKWTHGIYNGGSYGMIQANWVHHIAKTSACTSAGGSAIGVDSYYRGIKSDVVGNLVHDIGPVGCRFVQGIYVSTSGTVKNNVVYRVAEGAIHLWHDATNVIITNNTVTASNTGIIVGGGDYYHTRGPNNNTIVANNIVYDNKMGISEQGQTGTGNRYTNNLVYQNSTYNFQLKNGLTHSGTIGAAPGFKSYTRTGTPDLHITTTSPAIGKGTATNAPATDFDGRPRNATTGYDIGAYQH from the coding sequence ATGAACAAGTCACTCCGCTTCAACGCCGACCGCCGTGTCAACGCCCTCGTCTCGAGCAGCATCGCTGTCTTGCTGGCCGCACTGGCCACCAGTGCACCGGCTCAGACCACGCAGCAACTGGTGCAGGGCGCCGCTGTCACTTACAACGGCACCGTGGCACCTGCCGATATTTATGTGTCCCCTACCGGTTCCGATACCGCTGCCGGCACCCAGGCCGCGCCTTTCCGCACCATTGCCCGCGCTTCGCGCGCGGCCACGGCCGGCGTCACGGTGCGCGTGCTGCCCGGCACCTATCCCGGCGGTTTCCAGACCACGGCCAGCGGTACGGCCGAGGCGCCCATCCGCTATGTGTCGACCACCCCGCGCGGCGCCAAGATTGTTCCTCCCGCCAATTCGGTGAGCAACAGCGCCTGGGACAACCGCGGCAGCTACGTGCAGATCGAAGGCTTTGAAGTGAACGGCTCGGCCACCCAGTCGGGAACCAAATGGCTGATGGGCCTGTACACCGCCGGCTCGTTCGCCACCATCAAGAACAACTATGTGCATCACATTGCCAAGACCGTTGCCTGCGCCGGCAGCGGGGGCGGCATTGGTGCCGACAGTTACTACAAGGGCAGGGCCAACATCATCAGCAGCAACGTCGTGCATGACGTGGGCCCGACCGGCTGCGCCACCTTCCTGGGTGTGTTCGTCAACACGGCCAGTACCCGCGTCGACAATAATCTGATCTACAACATCAGCAATGCCGGCATCCGCCTGTGGCATGACGCGACCCATAATGTGATCGTCAACAATACCGTATTCAATACCCACACGGCCCTGGTGGTGGGTGGCGATGGCGGTTATATCAGCACGGCGCCGAATGACTATACCCGTGTCAGCAACAACCTGTTCTACGACAGTGCCCGCCACGGCATCCATGAAATCGGCTCGACCGGCCGCAACAACAAGTATGCCAACAACCTGGTATACCGCAGCGGCAGCGTGGGCGTTGTGCTCAACAATGGCCTGGTGGCGACCGGTACCGTGGCAGCCGAACCTGGCTTTGTCAATTACGTCAAGACGGGCGGCGGCGATTACCACCCCAGCGCCACCTCGCCTGCCGTGAAGAAGGGCCTGGAACTGGATGCGCCTACCGTGGACATTGAAGGCACTGCCCGCAACACGACTGTCGGCATCGACCTGGGCGCCTACCAGCGTGCCGGTACCACCACGCCGACCCCGCCGCCGCCGCCGCCACCGCCGCCACCAAGCGACGATCCGGCACCACCGCCGCCACCGGCAACGGCCTGGCCACCGGTCATTCCGGCCACGACCTATAACTACTGGGTCTCGCCGACGGGTTCCGACAGCAATCCCGGCACCCAGGCTGCGCCATTCCGTTCCATTGCCAAGGCTGCAGGCCTGGCCAAGCCAAGCACCACGGTACGCGTGCTGCCAGGTACGTATGCCGGTGGTTTCCGCACCAACACCAGCGGTTCCAGCACCGGCCGCATCTACTACGTGGCCACCACCAAGTGGGGTGTGAAGATTGTGCCGCCTGCCAGCTCGAGCAACGATACCGCCTGGGACAACCGTGGCAGCTATGTGTCGATCATCGGTTTCCATATCGATGGCACCAACACCCAGAGCGGCACCAAGTGGACCCATGGTATCTACAACGGCGGCTCCTACGGCATGATCCAGGCCAACTGGGTCCACCATATTGCCAAGACCTCTGCCTGCACCAGCGCCGGCGGCTCGGCCATTGGGGTGGACAGCTACTACCGCGGCATCAAGTCCGATGTGGTGGGCAACCTGGTGCATGACATCGGCCCCGTGGGCTGCCGTTTCGTGCAGGGCATTTATGTCAGCACCTCGGGCACGGTCAAGAACAATGTGGTGTACCGCGTGGCCGAAGGCGCCATCCACCTGTGGCACGATGCAACGAACGTGATCATCACCAACAACACGGTGACGGCCTCGAACACGGGCATCATTGTCGGCGGCGGTGACTACTACCACACCCGCGGTCCGAACAATAACACCATCGTTGCCAACAACATTGTGTATGACAACAAGATGGGTATTTCGGAGCAGGGCCAGACCGGGACGGGCAACCGCTACACCAACAACCTGGTGTACCAGAACTCGACCTACAACTTCCAGCTGAAGAATGGTCTGACGCACTCCGGTACCATCGGCGCGGCGCCTGGCTTCAAGAGCTATACCCGCACCGGCACGCCGGACCTGCATATCACCACCACCTCGCCGGCCATCGGCAAGGGCACGGCGACCAATGCACCGGCGACCGACTTTGACGGCCGTCCACGCAACGCCACGACCGGCTACGATATCGGCGCGTATCAGCACTAA
- a CDS encoding acyltransferase encodes MNTPSLPRLRLLDHSQLDEDTWHSFLISLLRGLAALQVAAAHLRADFFPGLRSLDDPALWYQALAFATGFAHQAVLVFFLVSGWLVGGSFLNKMAHPDALKMYAIDRVTRLWTVLVPTFLLILAFGIVSGALDPRHADFGLDNPYSVSAFAGNLLGLQTITVPQFGGNFPLWSLANESWYYLMFPLLVLALTGRARRSRLLLGSLLGGAVLLLPVAITLYFSIWLLGAGFSRVRLECGAITRATLLTALLGLSVYFRLFGSNDDLVAASYPQDLLLSVLFLLFLSSTVTKAPPASLIVRAVKPWATTLSNFSFTLYVVHIPVMDMLAWLGRVVLGKNKLAAASVGDLAIFLAMLAVVVLFSYGFYRLFEARTYRVRRWLKSQLTKKPLPGVAAAGKR; translated from the coding sequence ATGAACACCCCAAGCCTGCCCCGCCTGCGCCTGCTCGACCATAGTCAGCTGGACGAAGACACCTGGCATTCCTTCCTCATTTCCCTGCTGCGCGGCCTGGCCGCCCTGCAGGTGGCGGCCGCCCACCTGCGCGCCGATTTCTTTCCGGGCCTGCGCTCGCTCGACGATCCGGCCCTGTGGTACCAGGCGCTGGCCTTTGCCACCGGCTTTGCGCACCAGGCCGTGCTCGTGTTTTTCCTGGTCAGCGGCTGGCTGGTGGGCGGCAGCTTCCTGAACAAGATGGCCCATCCCGACGCACTCAAGATGTATGCCATTGACCGCGTCACCCGGCTGTGGACGGTGCTGGTGCCGACCTTCCTGCTGATTCTCGCCTTTGGCATCGTGAGCGGCGCGCTCGATCCACGCCATGCCGACTTTGGCCTGGACAATCCGTATTCGGTCTCTGCCTTTGCCGGCAACCTGCTGGGCCTGCAGACCATCACGGTCCCCCAGTTTGGCGGCAATTTCCCGCTCTGGAGCCTGGCCAACGAAAGCTGGTACTACCTGATGTTCCCGCTGCTGGTACTGGCGCTGACCGGCCGCGCCAGGCGCAGCCGGCTCCTGCTGGGGTCGCTCCTCGGCGGCGCGGTCCTGCTGCTGCCCGTGGCCATCACCCTGTACTTTTCCATCTGGCTGCTGGGCGCCGGCTTTTCCCGCGTGCGCCTGGAATGTGGCGCCATTACCCGTGCCACCCTGCTCACTGCGCTGCTGGGCCTGTCCGTCTACTTCCGTCTGTTTGGCAGCAATGACGACCTGGTGGCGGCGTCCTACCCCCAGGATCTGCTGCTGAGCGTGCTCTTCCTGCTGTTTTTGTCCAGTACGGTGACCAAGGCGCCGCCGGCCTCATTGATCGTGCGCGCCGTCAAGCCGTGGGCCACCACGCTGTCCAATTTCTCCTTCACGCTCTATGTGGTTCACATTCCCGTCATGGACATGCTCGCCTGGCTTGGCAGGGTCGTGCTGGGCAAGAACAAGCTCGCTGCCGCCAGCGTGGGCGACCTGGCCATCTTTCTCGCCATGCTGGCGGTGGTGGTGCTGTTCAGCTATGGCTTTTACCGCCTGTTCGAGGCGCGCACCTACCGCGTGCGCCGCTGGCTCAAGTCACAGCTGACAAAAAAGCCGCTGCCGGGTGTGGCAGCGGCAGGCAAGCGCTAG
- a CDS encoding class I SAM-dependent methyltransferase, with protein MNPPDHTSQEQDRIRAVYQQWLASERVSAYAWHRPDVLEQSAARLRVAGQMLAATVGADLAHARVVDVGCGSGGFLRQLIDWGADPARLAGTEYQPERLALARQRTAPGVYWHLGDLDFAGDGSVTLAVANTVFSSILEPDARSRLAAEMWRIVMPGGWCMVFDFRYNNPNNAEVKRVRRRELAAWWPGQECRYRTLLLAPPVARRLGHAPHLVSALLTACVPALRSHFVYMVRKPG; from the coding sequence ATGAACCCTCCAGACCATACTTCCCAGGAACAGGACCGCATCCGTGCGGTGTACCAGCAGTGGCTGGCCAGCGAGCGCGTATCGGCGTACGCCTGGCACCGGCCCGACGTGCTCGAGCAAAGCGCCGCACGCCTGCGCGTGGCGGGCCAGATGCTCGCCGCCACCGTCGGCGCCGATCTTGCCCACGCGCGCGTGGTCGATGTGGGCTGTGGCAGCGGCGGCTTCTTGCGCCAGCTGATCGACTGGGGCGCCGATCCCGCGCGCCTGGCCGGCACCGAATACCAGCCCGAGCGCCTGGCCCTGGCCCGCCAGCGCACCGCGCCCGGCGTCTACTGGCACCTGGGCGACCTCGATTTCGCGGGCGACGGCAGTGTCACGCTGGCGGTGGCCAATACCGTGTTCTCGTCCATCCTCGAACCCGACGCGCGCTCGCGCCTGGCCGCCGAGATGTGGCGCATCGTCATGCCCGGTGGCTGGTGCATGGTGTTTGACTTCCGCTACAACAATCCCAACAACGCCGAAGTCAAGCGGGTCCGGCGCCGTGAACTGGCGGCCTGGTGGCCGGGCCAGGAGTGCCGCTACCGCACCTTGCTGCTGGCGCCACCTGTCGCCCGCCGCCTGGGGCATGCGCCCCATCTGGTATCGGCGCTGCTGACCGCCTGCGTCCCGGCCCTGCGCTCCCACTTCGTGTACATGGTGCGCAAGCCGGGCTGA
- a CDS encoding ATP-binding protein: MPASRPLPDDVSREELLASEARYRALVEANSAIVWTTPPSGEFTAPQPGWSAYTGQPLAQLLGWGWLDAIHPDDRDNTVRSWRDAMQRRALYVCEHRLRGADGQYRYMSARAAPILHADGTVKEWLGIHIDIDERKRGEERLRLLDAMSQATRSAVDPRSIMDITTRMLGQHLDATRCPYADVEADNDSFTIRHDWTAPGASSTVGNYSLDLFGARAAGEMRAGATLCIRDVDAELDAAAGAAMFNAIDCKAIICCPLVKEGKLVAMMAVHQDRPRAWTAHEVALVEETVERSWVHIERVRATEALREADRRKSEFLAILAHELRNPLAPIRNGLQVMRLAGDDMAAMQRVRAMMERQVGQMVDLVNDLLDVARITRGEFELKRRPVLLAELVSSAVETSRPLIDQHHHALSISLPDIDVWLDADPTRISQVISNVLNNAAKYTPPSGRIALKAWCEDDGLVLQVSDNGPGIAPEAEQRVFDMFSQLGSSAQRDQGGLGIGLSVARRLMQLHDGRIDLVPRPGQAGSTFELRLPLPSAPAQAPVLPAVGAAGAPASALRVLVVDDNTDAADMLATLLDLLGHQCRVANDGVQALALAQSFVPDVAFLDIGMPGMNGYQLSERLGRLPQLSGMVRIALTGWGEQNDRARSKLAGFDHHLLKPCNLQAVEALLQELALAKSRHPA, from the coding sequence ATGCCTGCCTCCCGCCCCCTCCCTGACGATGTTTCGCGCGAAGAATTGCTTGCCAGCGAGGCACGCTACCGCGCCCTGGTGGAGGCCAACAGCGCCATCGTGTGGACCACGCCGCCAAGCGGCGAGTTTACGGCGCCGCAGCCTGGCTGGAGTGCCTACACCGGCCAGCCGCTGGCGCAACTCTTGGGCTGGGGCTGGCTTGACGCCATTCATCCCGACGACCGCGACAACACCGTGCGCAGCTGGCGCGACGCCATGCAGCGCCGTGCCCTGTATGTGTGCGAGCACCGCCTGCGCGGGGCTGATGGCCAGTACCGCTACATGTCGGCGCGCGCCGCGCCCATCCTGCATGCCGATGGGACGGTCAAGGAATGGCTGGGCATTCACATCGATATTGACGAGCGCAAGCGTGGCGAGGAACGCCTGCGCCTGCTCGACGCCATGAGTCAGGCCACGCGCAGCGCCGTCGATCCCAGGAGCATCATGGACATCACCACCCGCATGCTCGGCCAGCATCTCGATGCCACGCGCTGTCCTTATGCGGACGTGGAAGCGGACAACGATAGCTTTACCATCCGCCACGACTGGACCGCACCGGGCGCCTCCAGCACGGTGGGCAATTACTCGCTCGACCTGTTCGGCGCGCGCGCTGCCGGCGAGATGCGCGCGGGCGCGACGCTGTGCATTCGCGACGTTGACGCCGAACTGGACGCCGCCGCGGGCGCGGCCATGTTCAATGCCATTGACTGCAAGGCCATCATTTGCTGCCCCCTGGTCAAGGAAGGCAAGCTGGTGGCCATGATGGCGGTGCACCAGGACCGGCCGCGCGCCTGGACCGCGCACGAAGTGGCGCTGGTGGAAGAAACGGTGGAACGTTCGTGGGTGCACATCGAACGCGTACGCGCCACCGAAGCGCTGCGCGAGGCCGACCGGCGCAAGAGTGAATTTCTGGCCATCCTGGCGCACGAACTGCGCAATCCCCTCGCCCCGATCCGCAACGGCCTGCAGGTGATGCGCCTGGCAGGCGACGACATGGCGGCCATGCAGCGGGTACGCGCCATGATGGAGCGCCAGGTGGGCCAGATGGTGGACCTGGTCAACGATCTGCTGGACGTGGCCCGCATTACGCGCGGCGAGTTTGAACTCAAGCGCCGGCCCGTGCTGCTGGCCGAACTGGTGTCGAGCGCGGTGGAAACGAGCCGGCCGCTGATCGACCAGCACCATCATGCGCTCAGCATCAGCCTGCCCGACATCGACGTCTGGCTCGATGCCGACCCCACCCGCATTTCCCAGGTGATCAGCAACGTCTTGAACAACGCGGCCAAATACACGCCACCGTCAGGGCGCATCGCGCTCAAGGCCTGGTGCGAAGACGACGGCCTGGTGCTGCAGGTCAGCGACAATGGTCCCGGCATCGCCCCCGAGGCCGAGCAGCGGGTCTTTGACATGTTCTCCCAGCTCGGCAGCTCCGCGCAGCGGGACCAGGGCGGGCTTGGGATTGGCTTGTCGGTGGCGCGGCGCCTGATGCAGCTGCACGATGGCCGCATCGACCTGGTGCCGCGTCCCGGCCAGGCCGGCAGCACGTTTGAATTGCGCCTGCCGCTGCCGTCCGCGCCGGCGCAGGCCCCGGTTCTGCCGGCAGTTGGCGCAGCAGGCGCCCCGGCAAGTGCCCTCCGGGTGCTGGTGGTGGACGACAATACCGATGCGGCCGACATGCTGGCCACCCTGCTCGATCTGCTTGGTCACCAGTGCCGGGTGGCCAATGATGGCGTGCAGGCACTGGCGCTGGCCCAATCCTTCGTGCCGGACGTGGCATTCCTGGATATTGGCATGCCGGGCATGAATGGCTACCAGCTGTCCGAGAGGCTGGGACGCCTGCCGCAATTGTCCGGCATGGTGCGCATCGCCCTGACCGGGTGGGGCGAGCAGAACGACCGCGCACGCAGCAAGCTGGCCGGTTTCGACCACCATCTGCTCAAGCCGTGCAACCTGCAGGCTGTCGAAGCCTTGCTGCAGGAGCTGGCCCTGGCTAAAAGCCGACACCCCGCCTAG